One window of Quercus robur chromosome 5, dhQueRobu3.1, whole genome shotgun sequence genomic DNA carries:
- the LOC126726526 gene encoding uncharacterized protein LOC126726526, with translation MSKVRSERASSEMWKVSGLAVVSVICFTSSSFVALLTDIPMLYHRPQHPMTVVYTSLLLILYYFIGSSTPSAFILWIMRELPPLKAENIQEASTITFITDSSAVIQHPQRWTTSTSLQNQISRVSPI, from the exons ATGAGCAAAGTTAGATCTGAGCGAGCTTCATCTGAAATGTGGAAG GTTTCAGGTTTAGCTGTTGTTTCTGTGATCTGTTTCACTTCAAGTTCTTTTGTTGCTCTTTTAACTGATATTCCG ATGCTATATCACCGGCCGCAACATCCCATGACAGTTGTTTATACGTCTCTCTTGCtcattttgtattattttatag GTTCATCAACACCCTCAGCTTTTATATTATGGATCATGAGAGAATTACCACCATTAAAAGCAGAAAACATACAAGAAGCAAGTACAATAACTTTCATCACTGATAGTTCAGCAGTAATACAACATCCTCAGCGCTGGACAACTTCAACGAGCTTGCAGAATCAG ATATCAAGAGTGAGTCCAATATAA